Proteins from a single region of Pongo abelii isolate AG06213 chromosome 17, NHGRI_mPonAbe1-v2.0_pri, whole genome shotgun sequence:
- the SERPINB7 gene encoding serpin B7 isoform X1 translates to MWTHFLAALHFTMASLAAANAEFCFNLFREMDDNQGNGNVFFSSLSLLAALALVRLGAQGDSLSQIDKLLHVNTASGYGNSSNSQSGLQSQLKRVFSDINASHKDYDLSIVNGLFAEKVYGFHKDYIECAKKLYDAKVERVDFTNHLEDTRHNINKWVENETHGKIKNVIGEGGISSSAVMVLVNAVYFKGKWQSAFTKSETINCHFKSPKCSGKAVAMMHQERKFNLSVIEDPSMKILELRYNGDINMYVLLPENDLSEIENKLTFQNLMEWTNPRRMTSKYVEVFFPQFKIEKNYEMKQYLRPLGLKDIFDESKADLSGIASGGRLYISRMMHKSYIEVTEEGTEATAATGSNIVEKQLPESTLFRADHPFLFVIRKDDIILFSGKVSCP, encoded by the exons gctgcactccatttcacaatGGCCTCCCTTGCTGCAGCAAATGCAGAGTTTTGCTTCAACCTGTTCAGAGAGATGGATGACAATCAAGGCAATGGAAATGTGTTcttttcctctctgagcctcttggCTGCCCTGGCCCTGGTCCGCTTGGGCGCTCAAGGTGACTCTCTCTCTCAGATTGATAAG TTGCTTCATGTTAACACTGCCTCAGGATATGGAAACTCTTCTAATAGTCAG TCAGGGCTCCAGTCTCAACTGAAAAGAGTTTTTTCTGATATAAATGCATCCCACAAGGATTATGATCTCAGCATTGTGAATGGTCTTTTTGCTGAAAAAGTGTATGGCTTTCATAAG GACTACATTGAGTGTGCCAAAAAATTATACGATGCCAAAGTGGAGCGAGTTGACTTTACGAATCATTTAGAAGACACTAGACATAATATTAATAAGTGGGTTGAAAATGAAACACATG gcaaAATCAAGAATGTGATTGGTGAAGGTGGCATAAGCTCATCTGCTGTAATGGTGCTGGTGAATGCTGTGTACTTCAAAGGCAAGTGGCAATCAGCCTTCACCAAGAGCGAAACCATAAATTGCCATTTCAAATCTCCCAAG TGCTCTGGGAAGGCAGTGGCCATGATGCATCAGGAGCGGAAGTTCAATTTGTCTGTTATTGAGGATCCATCAATGAAGATTCTTGAGCTCAGATACAATGGTGACATAAACATGTATGTTCTGCTGCCTGAGAATGACCTCTCTGAA ATTGAAAACAAACTGACCTTtcagaatctaatggaatggaccAATCCAAGGCGAATGACCTCTAAGTATGTTGAGGTATTTTTTCCTCAGTTCAAGATAGAGAAGAACTATGAAATGAAACAATATTTGAGACCCCTAGGGCTGAAAGATATCTTTGATGAATCCAAAGCAGATCTCTCTGGGATTGCTTCAGGGGGTCGTCTGTATATATCAAGAATGATGCACAAATCTTACATAGAGGTCACTGAGGAGGGCACCGAGGCTACTGCTGCCACAGGAAGTAATATTGTAGAAAAGCAACTCCCTGAGTCCACACTGTTTAGAGCCGACCACCCATTCCTATTTGTCATCAGGAAGGATGACATCATCTTATTCAGTGGCAAAGTTTCTTGCCCTTGA
- the SERPINB7 gene encoding serpin B7 isoform X2, whose translation MASLAAANAEFCFNLFREMDDNQGNGNVFFSSLSLLAALALVRLGAQGDSLSQIDKLLHVNTASGYGNSSNSQSGLQSQLKRVFSDINASHKDYDLSIVNGLFAEKVYGFHKDYIECAKKLYDAKVERVDFTNHLEDTRHNINKWVENETHGKIKNVIGEGGISSSAVMVLVNAVYFKGKWQSAFTKSETINCHFKSPKCSGKAVAMMHQERKFNLSVIEDPSMKILELRYNGDINMYVLLPENDLSEIENKLTFQNLMEWTNPRRMTSKYVEVFFPQFKIEKNYEMKQYLRPLGLKDIFDESKADLSGIASGGRLYISRMMHKSYIEVTEEGTEATAATGSNIVEKQLPESTLFRADHPFLFVIRKDDIILFSGKVSCP comes from the exons atGGCCTCCCTTGCTGCAGCAAATGCAGAGTTTTGCTTCAACCTGTTCAGAGAGATGGATGACAATCAAGGCAATGGAAATGTGTTcttttcctctctgagcctcttggCTGCCCTGGCCCTGGTCCGCTTGGGCGCTCAAGGTGACTCTCTCTCTCAGATTGATAAG TTGCTTCATGTTAACACTGCCTCAGGATATGGAAACTCTTCTAATAGTCAG TCAGGGCTCCAGTCTCAACTGAAAAGAGTTTTTTCTGATATAAATGCATCCCACAAGGATTATGATCTCAGCATTGTGAATGGTCTTTTTGCTGAAAAAGTGTATGGCTTTCATAAG GACTACATTGAGTGTGCCAAAAAATTATACGATGCCAAAGTGGAGCGAGTTGACTTTACGAATCATTTAGAAGACACTAGACATAATATTAATAAGTGGGTTGAAAATGAAACACATG gcaaAATCAAGAATGTGATTGGTGAAGGTGGCATAAGCTCATCTGCTGTAATGGTGCTGGTGAATGCTGTGTACTTCAAAGGCAAGTGGCAATCAGCCTTCACCAAGAGCGAAACCATAAATTGCCATTTCAAATCTCCCAAG TGCTCTGGGAAGGCAGTGGCCATGATGCATCAGGAGCGGAAGTTCAATTTGTCTGTTATTGAGGATCCATCAATGAAGATTCTTGAGCTCAGATACAATGGTGACATAAACATGTATGTTCTGCTGCCTGAGAATGACCTCTCTGAA ATTGAAAACAAACTGACCTTtcagaatctaatggaatggaccAATCCAAGGCGAATGACCTCTAAGTATGTTGAGGTATTTTTTCCTCAGTTCAAGATAGAGAAGAACTATGAAATGAAACAATATTTGAGACCCCTAGGGCTGAAAGATATCTTTGATGAATCCAAAGCAGATCTCTCTGGGATTGCTTCAGGGGGTCGTCTGTATATATCAAGAATGATGCACAAATCTTACATAGAGGTCACTGAGGAGGGCACCGAGGCTACTGCTGCCACAGGAAGTAATATTGTAGAAAAGCAACTCCCTGAGTCCACACTGTTTAGAGCCGACCACCCATTCCTATTTGTCATCAGGAAGGATGACATCATCTTATTCAGTGGCAAAGTTTCTTGCCCTTGA